The Thermoanaerobaculia bacterium genome contains the following window.
CATGCCGATCGTCAGAACGGGGAATCCCCCCGGCGTCTACGTGAATCTCGTGCTCGTCGTTCTGATGATCGTCGGACTGGCGTCGTCGCTGGGAAGACGACCCGTTCTTCCCGCGGAGCCGTAGGCGCGGCGTTCCTTCCCGAGAGCGCCGGGAGCCTTCACCCCTGCGAAGCGTCGCGGCGCGGTGAAGAGGGCGCGTCCCGCCGGTCCGCCGATTCGCTTCGTTGCACCACCAATGAGTCGTCGCCCGCCGCATCCTCCGGCGATTCCGCCAGGCGCCGGGACAGGAGCTCCGCGTGAGTCCGGGCGGTGGAGGCGATGCCGGCCCACGCGTTCCGGCCCCCGTTCTTCGCGAGGTAGAGCGCCTGGTCGGCGAGATCCACGACCTGGGACCACGGGATCGCTCTCGGAGCCGACGGGACGAAGGGAAACGCCGCGAACCCGATCGACGCCGTCTTCGCGAGGGGCTGACCTCCGTCGAGCAGGAACGGGCGCTCCGCGATCGCCGTCCGCAGTCGTTCGGCGATCTCCGGCGCGTCGCCGCGAGGGCTTCCGCGCGTGACCGCGAGGAACTCTTCCCCGCCCCAGCGAAGCACGTAGTCGGAAGCCCGGAAGACCTGCTCGAGACGGGCGCGCATCTGCTCGAGGACCCGGTCGCCCGCGGCATGCCCGAGCTCGTCGTTGACGCTCTTGAAGTGGTCGATGTCGACCAGGAAGAACACGAGATCGGTCTCCTGGCGGACGGCGAGCGCCACGTCCTCGTCGATGCGCTGCATGAGGAAGCGACGGTTCCGAAGGCCCGTCAGCGCGTCCGTGATCGTCATGTCCTCCAGAGCGGCGTTGGCTTTCGCGAGCTCGCTCGTCCGGTCCGCGACGATCTCTTCCAGTCGTGCGGCTCGCCGGCGCAGGACTCCGGTGCGGGCTCGGACGAGCGCGAGGATCGCGGCGAGGAGGATTCCGGCGATCGCCGCGCGAAACCACCAGGTCTCGTACCACGAGGGAAGAGAGCGCAGCCCGAGCGCGATGGCGCTCGAACTCCAGGTTCCCCGGCGATTCGTGCCACGCACGCGCAACGTGTAGGTTCCGGGCGCGAGATTGGTGTAGGTCGCGAGGCGGTGCGCCGAATCGGCGGATATCCAGTCCCGGTTGTATCCCTCGAGCTTGTAGGCGTAGCGGAGCGCGTCGGGCGCGGAGTAGTCGAGCGACGCGAACTCGACCGTGATGTCGCGCAGGCCGGCGGGGAGGTCGAAAAATCCGCCGCGGCGGGTCCCGGCCGTCACGGACCGCCCGCCGAGCGTCAGCTCCGTGATCGCCACGGGCGGCGAATAGCTCCACTCCGAGCTCGCGCCGGGCTCGATCGCGGCGACGGCACGAGTTCCCGCGAAGAAGATCGTGCCGTCGCGCGCGGCGGCGACGGCTCCCGTCCAGAACTCGGTTTCGTCGATGCCGTCGGCCGGACCGAGGATCCGCGTCCGGAAGGTCTCGGGATCGATGCGGGCGAGCACATTCGTCGCGCTCGCCCAGATCTTCCCGTCGGCGCCCTGGGCGAGGCCGTCGACGTGCTCGGGCAGGCCCTCCGCGTCCCCGAGACGCCGGACGATGGCTCCGCCGTCGCCGCTCTCGGTCAACACGTTCAGCGGTCCGCCGACGGCGCCCGCCCAGATCCGCCCGCCGCGGTCCTGGACGATCGAGCTGACGGCGCCGGTCCCGAGCGAATTCGGGTTCCGGGGATCGTGGACGAATCGCGTCACCCGCCCCGTGCGGGGATCGATGCGGTCGAGGCCGTTCCGGGTTCCGGCCCAGATCCGGCCGGCGCGGTCCGCGTACAGCACCGTGGCGAAGTCGTTCGACATCGTCTCCGGCGAATCGCCGTGCCGGTAGCGCGTCACGCCGCCGCTGCGCTCGTCGAGCGCGGCGACGCCGGCGCCCGTTCCGACCCAGAGGGTGCCGCCGCTCTCGACGAGCGCGAACACGCGATCGAGGGTCCGGTACGGCCCCTGCGGACATTCGACCGCGCGTCCCCCGAGGGGGAGACGGCAGAGGCCTTCCATCGTCCCGATCCAGAGCGTGCCGTCGGCGCCGCTCCGGAGGGTCTGCACGCTCGGGTGGTTGGGGACCGTGAATGCGGTCGAGGCGCCCGTTCGGGGATCGAGATTCGCCACCCGGTCGGACCCGCCGAGCCAGAGGGTCCCGTCCGGGGCGGCCGCAACCGCCCTCGCGCCGATGTCTCCCGCTCCCAGATGCTTGTCGCTCGAAGTGAGCTCGTCGATGCCGCGGTTGGCCGGATTGTGGACGAGAAGGCCCCCGGGGCCGTTGGCGACCCAGATCAGCCCCGATCGGTCGCGAAAGAACTGCCACACGTCGCCGGGAGTGAGCCCTCCGGGGTTCGCCCGGTCGATCGCGATCCGGCGAACGCGCTGCGTCGCGTCGTCGACGATCGAGATTCCGCCGTCGTAGCAGGCGACCCAGAAGACGCCGGGAGCGACCTCGATCACGCCCCACTGCTCGCCGGGCGCCAGCGCGGAACGATCGTTGCCCGACGAATACGTTCGAGCGAGCCCGCGCTCCGCGTCGAGAACGAAAACGGCGTCGAGCGAACCGATCCAGAGACGGCCGGCCGCATCTTCGGAGAGGCTGAAGAACGCCCGTGAGCGGAAGCTCCCGCCGCCCTCGGGAACGAAGGGACGAAAGGTCTTCTCCGAGGGGGCGCGGCGGTAAAGACCGCGGACGGTCGCCGCCCAGACCGCCCGTTCACGGTCGATCAGGATCGCCTCGACGCGCGGCTGAGCCTCGCTCGAGTCCGCCACGTCGGCCGGTTCGAAACGGCCGGCCGACGGGTCGAAGGAGTCGAGACCGGCGTCACCGCCCACCCAGATGCGGCCGTCCGAGGCCCTTGCGAGAGCGATGATCGTCGCGCTGCGCGGGCCGGTCCGGCCGGCGGGGTCGGGGCGCCAGACGTGGAAGGTTTCCGTGGATTCGTCGAGCGACATGAGTCCGCTCGAGAGAGTTCCGATCCAGAGGGTGCCGTTCGGGTCCGCCAGGAGAGACTCCACGCCGGGCGGACTCTCGGAGCCCTTCTCTTTCGGCAGGAAGGTGCGGAAGCGGTAGCCGTCGTAACGGGCGAGACCGGCCGGCGTGCCGACCCAGATGAACCCGGCGGCATCCTGAGCGACCGCATAGACGGCCGGGTGCGGCAGCGTCTTCTGGTCGATCCTCTGGAAGACGGGGTCCGCGACGTTCGACCACGGCGAGACGGCGCCCGCGGCCGAGGCGGCGCAGGCGAACAGCCAGGAAAAGAAGAGGACGCCGCGGGCTCCGCTCATGAAAACGTACGAATCTTAAGTCTTCCTCTCGATTCGGAGGGCCCGCTCCGCCCACCGCCCGTCACGAAGGAGGAACGCGTGCCGCCCCGTCTCCGCGGGGCGCCTCCCCGGCCGTTCAACCGTGCCGATATGATGTTCACCGTGTTTTCGAGGCCGGATCGAAGGACGAATTGACGCGTGACCGACGAACCGAATTCCGAGCAGCCCCGGTCGGTCGTCCTGTTGCTGCAATGTCCTCTTCGCCGCGGCCTGGCCGCCCGGCTGACCGAGTTCGTGTACGAGCACGGGGGGCGCATCCTCTATCACGATCAGTTCGTCGATCCCGAGGATCAGCAGTACTTCACGCGGCTCAAGTGGGACGTCTCGACGTTCACGCTGAAGGATCCCGAGATCGCCCGACGCATCGGCGGGCTCGTGGAAGGAGCCCCCGACACCGAGTGGTCGCTCCACGACTCGAGCGAAATTCCCCGAATGGCGGTCTTCGCGTCGAAGGATCCGGCCTGTCTCGACGACATCCTGGCGCGCTGGCGTTCCGGCGAATGGCGCGTCGACATCCCCGTCGTCGTCGCCAACCATCCCGATCTCGAACCGGTGGCGAGACGTTTCGGCGTCGACTTCCGGACGGTTTCCGTCACGAAGGAGAACCGGGACGCGGCGGAGGAGGAACACCTGGGGCTGCTGGAAGCCTACCGCATTGAATTCGTCGTGCTCGCGCGCTACATGCAGATCGTCTCGGGCCGATTGATCCGTGCCTATCCGAACCGGATCATCAACATCCATCACGCTTTCCTCCCGGCTTTCCCGGGTGCCCGCCCGTACCACGCGGCGCGGGCGCGAGGCGTCAAGATCATCGGCGCGACCAGCCACTACGTCACGGAGTCTCTCGACGCCGGCCCGATCATCGAGCAGGAGGTGCTGCACGTGACCCACCGGCACTCCGTCGAGGATCTGATCCGGCTGGGCCGCGATCTCGAGAAGGTCGTTCTCTCCCGGGCGATCTATGCGCACCTTCGCCGGAAGGTCATCGTCCACAAGGGGAGGACGGTGGTTTTCGACTAGCCTCGACCCGGCCGCCCGCCCCCCTTGACAGCCCGGGGGAAGGGGAGCTACTCTCTCCTAAGCTTCTTAGGGGTAGCGTTGACCGAGCCCGCCGAACTTCTTCCGGGAACACTCGACCTTCTGATCCTGAAGGCGCTTTCCCTCGGTCCGTTGCACGGGTACGGGGTCCTGCTGCGCATCGGGCAGATTTCCGGCCAGTCGCTGCTCATCGAGCAGGGGGCGCTGTATCCCGCCCTGTTCCGTCTCGTGCGCCAGGGGCTTCTCACGGCGAAGTGGGGGCGGTCCGAGAACAACCGTCGCGCCAAGTTCTACGAGCTCACGGCTTCGGGGCGAAAGCGTCTGCGGGAAGAAACGGACGGCTGGAAACGCCTGGCCGCGGCCATGGCCTCCGCCCTCGCCGCGCGACCGGAGGAAGGATGAGTCTCCTCTCCCATTTTCGTTCCCTGTCCGCCCGGCTCCTCCATCGTTCTCGGACCGACGGCGACCTGGCAGAAGAAGTTCGCGGACACATCCAGTGCCGCGCCGACGACCTCGAACGTTCCGGTCTGGATCGCGTCGAGGCCGAGCGACGCGCCCGCATCGAGTTCGGAAGCCCCGAACGCTTCAAAGAAGAATGCCGGGAAGAGCTCGGCGGCCGCTGGATCGACGCCTTGGTCCAGGATGCGCGCTTCAGCCTTCGAATGCTGCGCCACTCTCCGGGCTTCACCGCGATCGCCGTCCTGACGACCGCACTGGGCGTCGGGGCGACGACGGCGATCTTCAGCGTCGTCGCCGCCACGCTGCTGCACCCCCTTCCCTTCCCGCGGCCCGAGCAGCTCGTGAGGATCGAAGCCGACCTTCCCGGCGTGGGCGCGCACGACGTGGGGCTGTCCGAACCGGAGTGGCAGGATCTTCAGCGTTCGGGCATCTTCACGAACGTGTCGCCGACGTGGTACGACGACAACAACCTGACCGGCGGAGCCCGTCCCTCGCGCGTCAGCCTGCAGATCGCCGCGCCGAACTATTTCTCGATCCTCGGCGTGAAGCCGCGCCTCGGCAGGACGTTCGATCCGGAGAACCACGCGCCCGGCGTCCTGCCCGAGCTGGTCATCAGCGACGGGCTGTGGAAACGGGCATTCGGGGCCGATCCCGGAATCCTGGGCAGGAGTCTGAGGATGGACACGGACCTGTACCGCGTGATCGGGGTCATGCCGCCGGGCTATCACGATCCGGGCCGAACGGCGAGAGACCGGAATATCGAAGTCTGGGCCGCCACGAGTTTTTTCGGGGCGCCCCTTCTGGATCAACCGCCGCGCAATGGGCGGAATCTTCCGACGGCCATCGCAAGACTCAAACCCGGCCTGAAGATCGAAGCGGCGCAGAGCCGCCTCGACGCGCTCGTGGCATCCCTGCAGAAACAGTTTCCCGGCGATTATCCGCGTCAAAGCCGGTGGACGATGCGCCTGATCCCCCTCCAGGACACCGTCGTGGGGAACGTGCGGCAGTCGTTGCTTCTTCTTTTCGGCGCCGTCGGGCTGATCCTCCTGATCAGCTGCGTGAACGTCGCCAATCTTCTCCTCGCGCGAGCCAGCGCGAGAGGCCGCGAAATGGCCATCCGCCAGGCGCTCGGAGCCGCGCGCGCCCGGCTGGCGCGCCAGCTGGTGACGGAGAGCCTGCTTCTCTCCGTGCTGGGCGGAGTCGCGGGTGTCGCGATTCTTTTCGGCACGAAGAGACTCCTCATCCGGCTCGTTCCGGACACTCTGCCGCGGCTCAACGAAATATCGACGAGCGGGAGCGTCCTGCTCTTCGCCCTCGCCGCCTCCCTCGCCGCCGGCGTGGCCTTCGGCGTCGCTCCCGCTCTGCAGATCGGGCGGCTGAACCTGGCTCCCATGCTGAAGCGGGAAGGGCGCGGTTCGACGAGTTCCGGAGAACAGGCGCGCACGCGGCGCGGGCTGGTGATCGCGGAGTTCGCCCTCTCCCTGATCCTGATGGCCGCCGCGGCTCTTCTCCTGCGCAGCTTCCGGGACCTGCTGAACGTCCCGCTCGGGTTCGATCCCCGCCGCGTGATGACCATCCAGACGAGGCTGCCTTACCCGAACGATCCCACGACGTACCTCTATGGGACCGCTCCCCGGGCGGCGCAGTTCTATCGGGAGGTCCTCCGTCGAAGCCGGAAGCTGCGCGGCGTCGAAGAGGCCGCCATCGGCGATCTGGGCGCTCTTCCCCTGGGGCACGATCGAAACAATCAAAACCCGCCCGTTCCGCTGATCCGGGAAGGCCGCGAGGATCGGAGCAACGACGCTCCGCTGGTCGACGGCTCGATCGTCACCCCGGAGTACTTTCCCCTGATGGGCATGACGCTCCTCCGCGGGCGGCTGTTCAGCGACCTCGACGATGAAAATGCGCCTCCGGTCGCGGTGATCAACGAGGCGATGGCGCGCGCGTACTGGCCGGCGGAGAATCCGGTCGGAAAGCGGCTCAAGCTCACCCGGAGGCCTTCGGCCTGGACCACGGTGGTCGGGATCGTCGCGGACGCAAGGACGGAATCGCTGGAAGACGCCGGGATTCCCCAGATCTATGCGAGCCTGTATCAGAAGGGCGCTCACCATCTGGCGATATTTCTGCGTGGAAACCTGGATACCTCCTCCCTTCCCGATGAAGTGCGCGAGCAGGTGCAATCCGTCGATCCGACGCTTCCCGTCTTCGGAGCCCGGATGCTTCCCGAGACGGTATCCGCGTCCCTCTCGGCCCGGCGATTCTCGATGGAGATGGTCGGCCTGTTCGCCTTGACGGCGTTGTTCCTCGCGGGACTGGGAATTTATGGCGTGATTTCATACATGGTCAACGAGCGGGCCCACGAGATCGGCCTTCGACTCGCCCTCGGGGCGCAACCAGCGAACGTCATGCGGATGGTCCTGCGCCAGGGGCTGGGCCTCGCGGTCACCGGCTCCGTCCTGGGATTGGCGGGGGCACTGATCGTGTCCCGCCTCATGGCGGGGCTGCTCTACGGCGTCAGGCCGACCGATCCGTTGACGTTCACGAGCGTGGCGGCCCTGCTCATCGGCGTTGCCCTGCTGGCGTGCTATCTCCCCGCACGCCGCGCCACGAAGGTCGACCCGATCGTCGCCCTCCGCGACGAGTAGCGGGGTTCACGCCGCGCGGGACCTCGCGCGCGCCCGACGGCGCGATCGCGCGATATCTCAACGCGCGGCGAGATCGTTCCGAACGACTTCGCCGCCCTTCATCACGAAGCGGATGCGTTCGAGCTCGGTGATGTCGGCGACCGGATCCCCCGCGACGGCGACGAGATCGGCGAATTTCCCGGGCTCGAGATCGCCGATCCGGTCCGACCAGCCCAGCATCTCCGCGGCATTCGTGGTGATGGCGCGGATCACGTCGAGAGCCGGCATTCCGGCCTGACGCAGGTTGAGAAGCGCCGCCACGCTGGCTTCGCCGCGTGTCTTCCCCGGGTAGAACCAGCACATGTCCGAGCCGGCGGCAAACCGGACTCCGGACTTCAAGACCCGCTGAACCAGCCGGTCGTAGCGTTGGCGACGCGCCTCGGTGAAGGCACTCGCGGAACGGAGGGCGGGCGACATCACGATGCTGGGTTCCTGGATCTTGACGAAGAAGCCGCCGTAAAAGGTCGGCGTCAGGTCGAAGAAGATTCCCTTGTCGCGCATCTGCTCGAGTTGCTCGTCGGTCGCATCGTTGCCGTGCTCGATGGAATCGACGCCGGCCGCGATCGCCGTCTGGATGCTGGTCGCTTCGAACGCGTGAACGGCGACCTTGAGGTGCTGACGGTGTGCCTCTTCGACGACGGCGGCGAGCTCGGGAACCGTCAGATCCTCGTCGGCCGAGACCTTGATCAGATCGACGTTCTGGAACGCGTTCTGCCGGACGGCCTGTCGCGCCCGGTCGGCGCCGTCGATCAGCAGGAACTCCTGCTGAAGGATCGCCTCGGAAAGGGCGGGATTGAGGTCCTGAACGTACTCTCCGCGCGTGATCAGTTTGCGTCCGGAAGCCAGGATTCTCGGGCCCGGCACTCGACCGGCGTCGATCGCGTCACGGAGCTCCGTGTCGCCGTCGATCCCGGAGTGCCCGAGGTTGCGAACGGTCGTGATGCCGCTCTCCAGGTCTTCGCGAGCCCGTTGGGCGCCCGCCAAGACGCGTTTGGTCGGCGATTCGACGATCGCGAGAAGCAGGCCGGGAGCGAACTTCCCATTGGGGTGTCGAGCGATCTCGGCTTCCGGCGGGACGACCACGTCCAGGAGCAGATGGGTGTGGCTGTCGATCAGCCCGGGCAGCAAGGTGGCGTTCCCCAGGTCGATGGTGGGGATGCCGGTCGGCGCGTCCGCTCGCACTTTCGAAGGCGCACCGACTTCCTTGATCCTGCCGTTCTCGATCCACAGGGCCGCGGGCGAAAGCACGTTCCCGGTCCGTGGATCCAGCAGCCGCCCGGCTCTTACCAGGACGGCGGAAGAGGATGGCGGGGCGAGCCGCAGGGTTGCGCACAGAACGAAGAACGTCGCCGCGAGAACGACGCGTCTGCGCGTGGGCTCGTCTCTCCCGGCCGCCGGGTCGGCCAGGCGAGAGCCCTTCTCAGCGGTCCGCACTCTCCAGTACCTTCTGCGCATCGCGACGAATTTCGCCGCGGCGCGGCCCCGTGTCGGACCATGAGGATGCCGGCACGGCGTGCGCATCCAGGAGGGCCAGGGCCCTCTCGGCGTGCTGCCGCGCCCGGTCCTTCCGACCGTCCGCCAGGTACGCCTCGGCGAGCGTCTCGTGGGCGTCCGCCGAATCCGGATACGCCAGCAGGACGAGCTCCAGGACCTCGACCGCCCGCTTCGGCTCTTTCGCGCGCATATGGTCCTGCCCGATGATGCTGGCGGTGATTTCCGGGAACAGCTGAGCCCGCGGATCTCGCCGGCGCGCCTCCGTGAGCCGCTGCGCGACGCGCGCGGCTCCCCCGGGCGTCTGGATTTCCTCGAGAGTCCGCGCCGACGCCAGGGTATCCGCCGGGGCGTGCCCCGGCGTCCGGATCAGCGTGGTGACGAGCCAATCCACGATCATGCCGGCGAGATCGGGGTGGGGCTCGAACATGTCGGTTCCATGGCCGCCTCTCGCCGGGACCTTGCTCGCATCGGCGGTCTCGTACCAGATCCAGGGTGCATCCTGCGCCGCCGAGTAGTGCACGAACTTCTTCTCCGCGCTGGAGGAGGCGAGATAGAGCCATTCCATCGCCTCGACCGTGGGAGGGTATTCGTCGTCGTCGGCCACGGCGAAGAGTCCGGGCAGCTGCGGCGCCTGCCTCAGGAATTGCAGGCCGTCCTGGAGGGTCTCTCCGGAAAGCAGCACGAGCGATTTCACCTCGGCAGGGTGTCGATGGGCCGCTTCCACGGAGTAGAGGACGCCGAACGATCCGGCTCCTCCCACGCCGACGACATCGCGCTGGACGCCGGGCTGCGAGACCAGGTACTGGAACGCGGCGTCCACGTCGCCCGGCCACATCGCCCTCGCTTTCTCCTTCGCCGCGTCCGTCGGCACGACACGAGGCTCGCCGCTTTCTCCGAACCCGCGCATGTCGAGCGTCAGGGCGTTCATTCCGGCCGTCGCGAGCTGGCGGGCGACGACGTCCCACGAGTCGCGCGTCCGGTTGCTCTGGTGCAGCAGCAACACTCCCGGGCCCGGCCGGGCCGCCGCGTAGTAGGTCGCCTTCAGCAGGAAGCCATCGGAAGCCTTGACGTCCACCGCGCGCGGGGCGGGCGTCCCCGAAAAAGCGCATGCGGCGAGCCCGGTGAAGACGATCCCCGCGGCGATCCGGGGCGAGCGACGTTTCGGAGAAGCCACGTTTACCTCCGGGCGATGAAGCAGCAGGCGGTATGGGCGACGGTTTCGAAGACGCCGGTCAGCAGAAGCGCGCCGAACGCGACGGCCAGGAGCGTGTTCGCCGCCGCGTAGGAATGCCGGCCTCGC
Protein-coding sequences here:
- a CDS encoding diguanylate cyclase — encoded protein: MSGARGVLFFSWLFACAASAAGAVSPWSNVADPVFQRIDQKTLPHPAVYAVAQDAAGFIWVGTPAGLARYDGYRFRTFLPKEKGSESPPGVESLLADPNGTLWIGTLSSGLMSLDESTETFHVWRPDPAGRTGPRSATIIALARASDGRIWVGGDAGLDSFDPSAGRFEPADVADSSEAQPRVEAILIDRERAVWAATVRGLYRRAPSEKTFRPFVPEGGGSFRSRAFFSLSEDAAGRLWIGSLDAVFVLDAERGLARTYSSGNDRSALAPGEQWGVIEVAPGVFWVACYDGGISIVDDATQRVRRIAIDRANPGGLTPGDVWQFFRDRSGLIWVANGPGGLLVHNPANRGIDELTSSDKHLGAGDIGARAVAAAPDGTLWLGGSDRVANLDPRTGASTAFTVPNHPSVQTLRSGADGTLWIGTMEGLCRLPLGGRAVECPQGPYRTLDRVFALVESGGTLWVGTGAGVAALDERSGGVTRYRHGDSPETMSNDFATVLYADRAGRIWAGTRNGLDRIDPRTGRVTRFVHDPRNPNSLGTGAVSSIVQDRGGRIWAGAVGGPLNVLTESGDGGAIVRRLGDAEGLPEHVDGLAQGADGKIWASATNVLARIDPETFRTRILGPADGIDETEFWTGAVAAARDGTIFFAGTRAVAAIEPGASSEWSYSPPVAITELTLGGRSVTAGTRRGGFFDLPAGLRDITVEFASLDYSAPDALRYAYKLEGYNRDWISADSAHRLATYTNLAPGTYTLRVRGTNRRGTWSSSAIALGLRSLPSWYETWWFRAAIAGILLAAILALVRARTGVLRRRAARLEEIVADRTSELAKANAALEDMTITDALTGLRNRRFLMQRIDEDVALAVRQETDLVFFLVDIDHFKSVNDELGHAAGDRVLEQMRARLEQVFRASDYVLRWGGEEFLAVTRGSPRGDAPEIAERLRTAIAERPFLLDGGQPLAKTASIGFAAFPFVPSAPRAIPWSQVVDLADQALYLAKNGGRNAWAGIASTARTHAELLSRRLAESPEDAAGDDSLVVQRSESADRRDAPSSPRRDASQG
- the purU gene encoding formyltetrahydrofolate deformylase, which translates into the protein MTDEPNSEQPRSVVLLLQCPLRRGLAARLTEFVYEHGGRILYHDQFVDPEDQQYFTRLKWDVSTFTLKDPEIARRIGGLVEGAPDTEWSLHDSSEIPRMAVFASKDPACLDDILARWRSGEWRVDIPVVVANHPDLEPVARRFGVDFRTVSVTKENRDAAEEEHLGLLEAYRIEFVVLARYMQIVSGRLIRAYPNRIINIHHAFLPAFPGARPYHAARARGVKIIGATSHYVTESLDAGPIIEQEVLHVTHRHSVEDLIRLGRDLEKVVLSRAIYAHLRRKVIVHKGRTVVFD
- a CDS encoding PadR family transcriptional regulator, whose translation is MTEPAELLPGTLDLLILKALSLGPLHGYGVLLRIGQISGQSLLIEQGALYPALFRLVRQGLLTAKWGRSENNRRAKFYELTASGRKRLREETDGWKRLAAAMASALAARPEEG
- a CDS encoding ABC transporter permease, translated to MSLLSHFRSLSARLLHRSRTDGDLAEEVRGHIQCRADDLERSGLDRVEAERRARIEFGSPERFKEECREELGGRWIDALVQDARFSLRMLRHSPGFTAIAVLTTALGVGATTAIFSVVAATLLHPLPFPRPEQLVRIEADLPGVGAHDVGLSEPEWQDLQRSGIFTNVSPTWYDDNNLTGGARPSRVSLQIAAPNYFSILGVKPRLGRTFDPENHAPGVLPELVISDGLWKRAFGADPGILGRSLRMDTDLYRVIGVMPPGYHDPGRTARDRNIEVWAATSFFGAPLLDQPPRNGRNLPTAIARLKPGLKIEAAQSRLDALVASLQKQFPGDYPRQSRWTMRLIPLQDTVVGNVRQSLLLLFGAVGLILLISCVNVANLLLARASARGREMAIRQALGAARARLARQLVTESLLLSVLGGVAGVAILFGTKRLLIRLVPDTLPRLNEISTSGSVLLFALAASLAAGVAFGVAPALQIGRLNLAPMLKREGRGSTSSGEQARTRRGLVIAEFALSLILMAAAALLLRSFRDLLNVPLGFDPRRVMTIQTRLPYPNDPTTYLYGTAPRAAQFYREVLRRSRKLRGVEEAAIGDLGALPLGHDRNNQNPPVPLIREGREDRSNDAPLVDGSIVTPEYFPLMGMTLLRGRLFSDLDDENAPPVAVINEAMARAYWPAENPVGKRLKLTRRPSAWTTVVGIVADARTESLEDAGIPQIYASLYQKGAHHLAIFLRGNLDTSSLPDEVREQVQSVDPTLPVFGARMLPETVSASLSARRFSMEMVGLFALTALFLAGLGIYGVISYMVNERAHEIGLRLALGAQPANVMRMVLRQGLGLAVTGSVLGLAGALIVSRLMAGLLYGVRPTDPLTFTSVAALLIGVALLACYLPARRATKVDPIVALRDE
- a CDS encoding amidohydrolase family protein translates to MLSPAALWIENGRIKEVGAPSKVRADAPTGIPTIDLGNATLLPGLIDSHTHLLLDVVVPPEAEIARHPNGKFAPGLLLAIVESPTKRVLAGAQRAREDLESGITTVRNLGHSGIDGDTELRDAIDAGRVPGPRILASGRKLITRGEYVQDLNPALSEAILQQEFLLIDGADRARQAVRQNAFQNVDLIKVSADEDLTVPELAAVVEEAHRQHLKVAVHAFEATSIQTAIAAGVDSIEHGNDATDEQLEQMRDKGIFFDLTPTFYGGFFVKIQEPSIVMSPALRSASAFTEARRQRYDRLVQRVLKSGVRFAAGSDMCWFYPGKTRGEASVAALLNLRQAGMPALDVIRAITTNAAEMLGWSDRIGDLEPGKFADLVAVAGDPVADITELERIRFVMKGGEVVRNDLAAR
- a CDS encoding alpha/beta fold hydrolase; protein product: MASPKRRSPRIAAGIVFTGLAACAFSGTPAPRAVDVKASDGFLLKATYYAAARPGPGVLLLHQSNRTRDSWDVVARQLATAGMNALTLDMRGFGESGEPRVVPTDAAKEKARAMWPGDVDAAFQYLVSQPGVQRDVVGVGGAGSFGVLYSVEAAHRHPAEVKSLVLLSGETLQDGLQFLRQAPQLPGLFAVADDDEYPPTVEAMEWLYLASSSAEKKFVHYSAAQDAPWIWYETADASKVPARGGHGTDMFEPHPDLAGMIVDWLVTTLIRTPGHAPADTLASARTLEEIQTPGGAARVAQRLTEARRRDPRAQLFPEITASIIGQDHMRAKEPKRAVEVLELVLLAYPDSADAHETLAEAYLADGRKDRARQHAERALALLDAHAVPASSWSDTGPRRGEIRRDAQKVLESADR